From the genome of Monomorium pharaonis isolate MP-MQ-018 chromosome 2, ASM1337386v2, whole genome shotgun sequence, one region includes:
- the LOC105834675 gene encoding proton-coupled amino acid transporter 1 isoform X1, whose amino-acid sequence MELNSNPISVITPQKNSIHGDETAFKQSLGNIGTYGAFQSKDPILAMEKGNDIKSGSNEHGITVHHPTSYLETMMHLFKGNVGSGIFALGDAFKNAGLLLAPPLTIFLGIICVHAQHILINCNEEVTRRVGNGTSMSGFAETVEMCFATGPIGFRKYSTFMRKMVNVFLCITQLGFCCVYFVFISTNMKQVLDAHGIEMDVAVHMAVVLIPIMLSTWIRNLKYLVPVSSIANFLMIAGYVSTMYIMSHDVPPIRERRYVADWNTLPLFFGTVIYSFEGITLVLPLKNEMRKPSNFSRPLGVLNVGMVIVGSMFVAIGFLSYLKYGDKIAGSVTLNLESKEMVDGNAIYNQLSLPQCIKTAISLSILLSYALQFYVPIAIMWPGIVDKFGPFKWPVFAEIVFRSVMCFITFILAEAIPKLNLFISLVGAVSSTALALVFPPIIEMIVCWHNTSLGFFTIAKDVMIVLIGVLGFATGTYESLTSIIESFGN is encoded by the exons atgGAACTGAACAGTAATCCGATTTCTGTAATCACGCCACAAAAGAACTCTATTCATGGCGATGAAACAGCTTTCAAGCAATCACTTGG AAATATTGGAACATATGGAGCGTTCCAATCGAAAGATCCCATTCTAGCGATGGAAAAGGGTAACGATATCAAAAGCGGAAGCAATGAGCACGGTATCACCGTGCACCATCCTACCTC GTACCTGGAAACCATGATGCATCTGTTCAAAGGTAACGTCGGTTCGGGGATCTTTGCGTTAGGAGATGCTTTCAAGAATGCCGGATTGCTGCTGGCACCACCACTAACAATCTTTCTGGGTATCATCTGCGTGCACGCTCAACACATTCTC attaATTGTAATGAAGAGGTGACACGTCGTGTTGGCAATGGCACCAGCATGAGTGGATTTGCCGAAACTGTAGAAATGTGCTTCGCTACTGGTCCCATCGGATTTCGTAAATATTCGACTTTTATGAG AAAAAtggttaatgtatttttatgtatcaCGCAACTCGGATTCTGCTgcgtatattttgtttttatttccaCCAATATGAAACAG GTACTGGACGCGCATGGGATCGAGATGGATGTTGCTGTGCACATGGCTGTGGTGTTGATTCCTATAATGCTTAGCACTTGGATTAGAAATCTGAAATATCTGGTGCCGGTGTCTTCGATCGCAAATTTTCTAATGATCGCTGGTTACGTTTCCACCATGTATATTATGAGCCACGATGTGCCACCTATACGCGAGAGAAGATACGTCGCGGATTGGAACACACTGCCTCTATTCTTCGGCACTGTGATATATTCCTTTGAGGGTATTACTCTA GTATTGCCATTGAAGAATGAAATGAGGAAACCTAGTAACTTTAGTAGGCCACTAGGTGTTCTCAATGTAGGAATGGTGATAGTAGGCTCTATGTTCGTTGCAATCGGTTTCCTATCTTATTTGAAGTACGGTGACAAAATTGCCGGATCGGTCACGCTCAATCTTGAATCAAAAGAAAT GGTGGACGGGAATGCCATCTACAATCAATTAAG TTTGCCGCAATGCATCAAGACTGCCATCTCTTTGAGCATATTGCTTTCATACGCCTTACAATTTTACGTTCCGATCGCCATAATGTGGCCCGGCATCGTTGACAAATTTGGCCCATTTAAATGGCCAGTATTCGCAGAAATTGTTTTCCGTTCCGTCATGTGCTTTATCACAT ttatCCTTGCAGAGGCGATACCAAAATTGAATCTTTTCATATCTCTGGTTGGTGCGGTCAGTAGTACCGCCCTCGCTCTCGTGTTTCCGCCGATTATCGAGATGATTGTTTGTTGGCATAACACTAGTCTAGGTTTCTTTACAATCGCAAAGGACGTCATGATAGTGCTGATCGGCGTGTTGGGCTTCGCTACCGGAACGTACGAGAGCTTGACGTCAATCATCGAGTCGTTCGGCAATTGA
- the LOC105834675 gene encoding proton-coupled amino acid transporter 1 isoform X3, whose translation MSTVSPCTILPRNVGSGIFALGDAFKNAGLLLAPPLTIFLGIICVHAQHILINCNEEVTRRVGNGTSMSGFAETVEMCFATGPIGFRKYSTFMRKMVNVFLCITQLGFCCVYFVFISTNMKQVLDAHGIEMDVAVHMAVVLIPIMLSTWIRNLKYLVPVSSIANFLMIAGYVSTMYIMSHDVPPIRERRYVADWNTLPLFFGTVIYSFEGITLVLPLKNEMRKPSNFSRPLGVLNVGMVIVGSMFVAIGFLSYLKYGDKIAGSVTLNLESKEMVDGNAIYNQLSLPQCIKTAISLSILLSYALQFYVPIAIMWPGIVDKFGPFKWPVFAEIVFRSVMCFITFILAEAIPKLNLFISLVGAVSSTALALVFPPIIEMIVCWHNTSLGFFTIAKDVMIVLIGVLGFATGTYESLTSIIESFGN comes from the exons ATGAGCACGGTATCACCGTGCACCATCCTACCTC GTAACGTCGGTTCGGGGATCTTTGCGTTAGGAGATGCTTTCAAGAATGCCGGATTGCTGCTGGCACCACCACTAACAATCTTTCTGGGTATCATCTGCGTGCACGCTCAACACATTCTC attaATTGTAATGAAGAGGTGACACGTCGTGTTGGCAATGGCACCAGCATGAGTGGATTTGCCGAAACTGTAGAAATGTGCTTCGCTACTGGTCCCATCGGATTTCGTAAATATTCGACTTTTATGAG AAAAAtggttaatgtatttttatgtatcaCGCAACTCGGATTCTGCTgcgtatattttgtttttatttccaCCAATATGAAACAG GTACTGGACGCGCATGGGATCGAGATGGATGTTGCTGTGCACATGGCTGTGGTGTTGATTCCTATAATGCTTAGCACTTGGATTAGAAATCTGAAATATCTGGTGCCGGTGTCTTCGATCGCAAATTTTCTAATGATCGCTGGTTACGTTTCCACCATGTATATTATGAGCCACGATGTGCCACCTATACGCGAGAGAAGATACGTCGCGGATTGGAACACACTGCCTCTATTCTTCGGCACTGTGATATATTCCTTTGAGGGTATTACTCTA GTATTGCCATTGAAGAATGAAATGAGGAAACCTAGTAACTTTAGTAGGCCACTAGGTGTTCTCAATGTAGGAATGGTGATAGTAGGCTCTATGTTCGTTGCAATCGGTTTCCTATCTTATTTGAAGTACGGTGACAAAATTGCCGGATCGGTCACGCTCAATCTTGAATCAAAAGAAAT GGTGGACGGGAATGCCATCTACAATCAATTAAG TTTGCCGCAATGCATCAAGACTGCCATCTCTTTGAGCATATTGCTTTCATACGCCTTACAATTTTACGTTCCGATCGCCATAATGTGGCCCGGCATCGTTGACAAATTTGGCCCATTTAAATGGCCAGTATTCGCAGAAATTGTTTTCCGTTCCGTCATGTGCTTTATCACAT ttatCCTTGCAGAGGCGATACCAAAATTGAATCTTTTCATATCTCTGGTTGGTGCGGTCAGTAGTACCGCCCTCGCTCTCGTGTTTCCGCCGATTATCGAGATGATTGTTTGTTGGCATAACACTAGTCTAGGTTTCTTTACAATCGCAAAGGACGTCATGATAGTGCTGATCGGCGTGTTGGGCTTCGCTACCGGAACGTACGAGAGCTTGACGTCAATCATCGAGTCGTTCGGCAATTGA
- the LOC105834675 gene encoding proton-coupled amino acid transporter 1 isoform X2: MELNSNPISVITPQKNSIHGDETAFKQSLGNIGTYGAFQSKDPILAMEKGNDIKSGSNEHGITVHHPTSYLETMMHLFKGNVGSGIFALGDAFKNAGLLLAPPLTIFLGIICVHAQHILINCNEEVTRRVGNGTSMSGFAETVEMCFATGPIGFRKYSTFMRKMVNVFLCITQLGFCCVYFVFISTNMKQVLDAHGIEMDVAVHMAVVLIPIMLSTWIRNLKYLVPVSSIANFLMIAGYVSTMYIMSHDVPPIRERRYVADWNTLPLFFGTVIYSFEGITLVLPLKNEMRKPSNFSRPLGVLNVGMVIVGSMFVAIGFLSYLKYGDKIAGSVTLNLESKEILPQCIKTAISLSILLSYALQFYVPIAIMWPGIVDKFGPFKWPVFAEIVFRSVMCFITFILAEAIPKLNLFISLVGAVSSTALALVFPPIIEMIVCWHNTSLGFFTIAKDVMIVLIGVLGFATGTYESLTSIIESFGN; encoded by the exons atgGAACTGAACAGTAATCCGATTTCTGTAATCACGCCACAAAAGAACTCTATTCATGGCGATGAAACAGCTTTCAAGCAATCACTTGG AAATATTGGAACATATGGAGCGTTCCAATCGAAAGATCCCATTCTAGCGATGGAAAAGGGTAACGATATCAAAAGCGGAAGCAATGAGCACGGTATCACCGTGCACCATCCTACCTC GTACCTGGAAACCATGATGCATCTGTTCAAAGGTAACGTCGGTTCGGGGATCTTTGCGTTAGGAGATGCTTTCAAGAATGCCGGATTGCTGCTGGCACCACCACTAACAATCTTTCTGGGTATCATCTGCGTGCACGCTCAACACATTCTC attaATTGTAATGAAGAGGTGACACGTCGTGTTGGCAATGGCACCAGCATGAGTGGATTTGCCGAAACTGTAGAAATGTGCTTCGCTACTGGTCCCATCGGATTTCGTAAATATTCGACTTTTATGAG AAAAAtggttaatgtatttttatgtatcaCGCAACTCGGATTCTGCTgcgtatattttgtttttatttccaCCAATATGAAACAG GTACTGGACGCGCATGGGATCGAGATGGATGTTGCTGTGCACATGGCTGTGGTGTTGATTCCTATAATGCTTAGCACTTGGATTAGAAATCTGAAATATCTGGTGCCGGTGTCTTCGATCGCAAATTTTCTAATGATCGCTGGTTACGTTTCCACCATGTATATTATGAGCCACGATGTGCCACCTATACGCGAGAGAAGATACGTCGCGGATTGGAACACACTGCCTCTATTCTTCGGCACTGTGATATATTCCTTTGAGGGTATTACTCTA GTATTGCCATTGAAGAATGAAATGAGGAAACCTAGTAACTTTAGTAGGCCACTAGGTGTTCTCAATGTAGGAATGGTGATAGTAGGCTCTATGTTCGTTGCAATCGGTTTCCTATCTTATTTGAAGTACGGTGACAAAATTGCCGGATCGGTCACGCTCAATCTTGAATCAAAAGAAAT TTTGCCGCAATGCATCAAGACTGCCATCTCTTTGAGCATATTGCTTTCATACGCCTTACAATTTTACGTTCCGATCGCCATAATGTGGCCCGGCATCGTTGACAAATTTGGCCCATTTAAATGGCCAGTATTCGCAGAAATTGTTTTCCGTTCCGTCATGTGCTTTATCACAT ttatCCTTGCAGAGGCGATACCAAAATTGAATCTTTTCATATCTCTGGTTGGTGCGGTCAGTAGTACCGCCCTCGCTCTCGTGTTTCCGCCGATTATCGAGATGATTGTTTGTTGGCATAACACTAGTCTAGGTTTCTTTACAATCGCAAAGGACGTCATGATAGTGCTGATCGGCGTGTTGGGCTTCGCTACCGGAACGTACGAGAGCTTGACGTCAATCATCGAGTCGTTCGGCAATTGA